The proteins below are encoded in one region of Paralysiella testudinis:
- a CDS encoding OmpA family protein: protein MFRKINLLVTALVLITSGCAISQNQPAEQWQNFSSTSAQVQPVAENKAGAVFIRPANGLAGEAVNVFVDGQYLASLLPGGYRQLLLCPKDSRLSAAFTNVNTHYKEKQQGKLFRLTEGDVSYFEITQDAQGQPSLVQIDQINAQALLQNAKEQQSGLSRVGENTECTTVAVQTYTLNDEVFFAFDQHQAAGMVDKDHQKINIIASHIRQNVNKIQMIVIEGYTDPVGNDSYNHKLSQARANAVKQQFLKLGISADLLQARGKGSTNLVINNCANQHPHNKAMRNMCNQPNRRVMVIVHGKHQ, encoded by the coding sequence AAACCAACCGGCAGAGCAGTGGCAGAATTTTTCCAGCACATCTGCTCAAGTGCAACCGGTGGCGGAAAATAAAGCAGGAGCGGTATTTATACGCCCGGCAAATGGTTTGGCAGGGGAGGCTGTGAACGTGTTTGTGGATGGCCAGTATTTGGCGTCACTGCTGCCGGGCGGCTACCGTCAATTGTTGCTATGCCCCAAAGACAGCCGGCTGAGCGCGGCATTTACCAATGTCAATACCCATTACAAAGAAAAACAACAAGGAAAACTATTCAGACTGACTGAAGGTGATGTGAGTTATTTTGAAATCACACAAGATGCCCAAGGTCAGCCAAGCTTGGTTCAAATTGACCAAATAAATGCACAGGCACTGCTGCAAAATGCCAAAGAGCAACAAAGCGGGCTTTCCCGGGTTGGTGAAAACACGGAATGTACCACTGTTGCGGTGCAAACTTATACTTTAAATGATGAGGTATTTTTTGCATTTGATCAACACCAAGCTGCTGGCATGGTTGATAAAGACCACCAGAAAATCAATATCATCGCCAGTCATATTCGGCAAAACGTAAATAAAATCCAAATGATTGTTATTGAAGGCTACACTGACCCGGTAGGCAACGATAGCTACAACCACAAACTGTCACAAGCTCGCGCCAATGCCGTCAAACAGCAATTTTTAAAATTGGGTATTTCTGCCGATTTGCTTCAGGCTCGGGGCAAGGGCAGCACCAACTTGGTGATAAATAACTGTGCCAACCAACATCCTCATAATAAAGCCATGCGCAATATGTGCAATCAGCCTAATCGACGCGTTATGGTGATTGTTCATGGCAAACATCAATAA